The genomic segment ACGCCTGCGCAGACCATCGAGATGATGGTCGGTGCGCAGCAGCAGGTGGCGATCGGCCATGCATTGCAGCGGGTGGCGATCGGCGATCCGGCGGTGGCGGATGTGCTGATCATCAAGGGCGACAAGCGCGGCGGCTTGCTGCTGGTCGGCAAGGCCGCGGGCACCACCAGCCTGATGGTCTGGACGCGCGACAGCGACGCGCCGCTGAACTACACGGTCGACGTCGTCACGCCGGCGGCCGCAGCGCTGCTCGGACCCGATACGTCGGCCGTGAAGGTGCTCGGCAAGACGGCGGTGGTCTCCGGTTCGTCGACCACGACCGAAGCTCACCAGCGTGCCGTGGTCGCGGCGGAAGGCGCGGTCGGCAAGGACGGCTCGGTGTTCGACAGCTCGACAGTGGCGAGCCGCGCGGTGGTGCAGGTGGACGTGCGGGTGGTCGAGTTCAGCCGCACGGTGCTCAAGCAGATCGGCTTCAACTTTTTCAGTCAGCGCAACGGCTTTTCATTCGGCTCCATCGGCCCGAACGGAGCGACATCCGTGACGGTGCCGCAGAAAACGTTCCCCTCGGATTCGAGTGCAACGGTGGGGCCGGCGATCGCGTCGCCGATGACCTCGGCCTTCAACCTTGTGTTTGGTTCCGCGACCAAGGGTCTGTTTGCCGACCTCAGTTTGATGGAGAGCAACAACCTCGCGCGCGTGCTGGCCGAGCCGACGCTGGTGGCGCTTTCCGGGCAGAGCGCGAGCTTCCTCGCGGGCGGGCAGATTCCGATTCCGGTGCCGCAGGCGCTCGGTTCGACGTCGATCGAATACAAGTCGTACGGCATCGGGCTCACGCTCACGCCGACGGTGCTGAGCCCGCAGCGCATCGCGCTGAAGGTGGCGCCCGAGGCGAGCCAGCTCGACTACACGAACGCGGTGACGATCAGCGGCGTGTCGGTGCCCGCGTTCACCACGCGCCGCGCCGACACCACCGTCGAACTCGGCGATGGCGAGAGCTTCGTGATCGGCGGGCTGATCGACCGCGAGACAGCGTCGAACGTGTCGAAGGTGCCGATGCTCGGCGATCTGCCGGTGATCGGCGCGTTCTTCAAGCAGTTGAGCTATACGCAGAACGAAAAAGAACTGGTGATCATCGTGACGCCGCATCTGGTGTCGCCGATCGCGAAGGGCGCGACGTTGCCGACGACGCCGGGCGAGCAGTCGGAGCAGCGCAACGCGTCGGTGTGGCGTTCGCTGATCGGCGGCGTGGCGGCGACGCGCGACACCGTACCGGGTTTTTCGAAGTGATGCCGATAGTCGCCCGTCGGGCGCTGCGGATGAATACAGGCTTGAGCCGGCGTGCGCGCGAACCGCGTGCGCGCGCCGGCAGGCAGTACGACGCGGCGGCCTTACGGCTCATGCTGCAAAAGGATGTCCAACATGAACGCGAGAACGCATTCATTGACTGAACGGGCGGTCACCGACCATTTCGTGTTCGCGTCGCTAGCCGACGGGCACCTGCATTGGCTCGCCGATACGCTGATGAGCGCGGGCGCGGTCGAAGCAGCCACGCTCGATCCGGTGATGCTGATGCAGCGCATCGCGACGCTCAACCCGTCGCTGGTGTTCGTCGACTTTTCCGGCGGTCACGCGGCGGCGGCAAGTGCGGCGGTCAGCGCGGTGCGAGCCGGCAATCCGGGCATGCAGATCGTCGCGCTGGGCTCGCTCACCGAGCCGGAAAGCGCGCTGGCCGCGCTGCGCGCCGGGGTACGCGATTTCATCGATCTGTCCGCGCCTGCCGAGGACGCGCTGCGCATCACGCGCCAGGTGCTGGAGAACATCGTCGAGCCGGTGAGCCGTCATGGCCAGGTCACGACGCTGCTCGGCGCGCGCGTCGGCATGGGCGTCAGCACGCTGGCCGCTAACCTCTCCGTGATGCTGCAGCGGCGCGACGTCGCGCAAGGGCGCAAGGCGGCGCTGCTCGATCTCGGCCTGCCAGCCTCCGACGGCTCGCTGCTGCTGAACACGCGCAGCGAATTCAATTTCGTCGAAGCCGTGCGCAATCTGCGCCGTTTCGATCAGACCTTCGTGCATACCGCGCTGTCGCATCATTCGAGCGGCCTCGCGCTGACCACGCTGCCGCCCAATCTCGCCGACATGCGCGAGGTGTCGTACTCGTCGTCGATCGGTCTGCTGAACCGTCTGCGCGCGTTCTTCGACCAGCAGGTGATCGACCTCGGCGGCTTCACGAACAGCGAGTTCATCGCGCACGTGGTGCAGGCGTCCGACGAAACCTGGTTGCTGTGCGACCAGGGCGTCGCGTCGATCGTGTCGGCGGTCAGCGTGCTCGATTCGTTGCGCGAAGAAGGCGTGGACACCGCCAACGTAAAGCTGATCGTCAACAAGTTCGACGCCGATCTCGGCCTCGCTGCCGCGCAGATCGCGCAGCGCCTCGAAATTCCGCTGCTCGCCACCTTGCCGGAGCGGCGCGTCGCGCTCGGCCAGGCGGTCAATCAGGGACATCTGCTGGTCGAAGTCGCCGCACGCGACGCCTATGTGCGCGCGCTGGAACCGCTGATCGAACGGCTCGGCGGCGCGCAGCGCGACAGCGCCCAGGCGCGTGGCGGCAAGTCGGCGTTCGGCGGCCTCAAGCGCTTTATTCCCACTACTCAAAAGCGGTCATAGAGATGGCAAAAGAAATCGAATTTGCCGACAACGCGCCTGCGTTCGCGCACAGCCAGCAGTTCCAGGACATCAAGAACGCTGCGCACGAACATCTGCTGACGCGCATCGAGGAACTCGGTTCGGAGTTCGGCCGCTGGTCGCGTAACGCGATCAACCAGTTCGTCGATCTGGAGATGGACAGCTTCGTGCGGCTGCGCCGGATTCCGATCAACGAGAGCGAAGTGCGCCTGATTGCCGAGGCGCTGACGAAGGAACTGGCGGGCTTCGGCCCGATCGAGGACCTGCTCGCCGATCCGGCCGTCGAAGACATTCTGATCAACGGCTACAACGACGTGTACGTGTCGCGCCACGGCATCCTGACGCGCATCCAGGTGCGTTTCGCCGACAACGCGCACCTGCTGCGGATCGTGCGGCGGATTCTCGCGCCGATCGGCCGGCGCCTGGACGAATCGAATCCGATGGTCGACGCGCGTCTGCCGAACGGCGGGCGGGTCAACGTGGTGATCGAGCCGCTGTCGATCGACGGCCCGATCGTGTCGATCCGCAAATTCCGCAAAGATCCGATGCGGCCCGACGATCTGCTCGCGAACGGTACCTACAGCCCCGAAATCGGCGCGCTGCTGAAGGCGGCGGTGGCGGCGCGCTGCAACGTGCTGGTGTCGGGCGGCACAAGTTCGGGCAAGACCTCGCTGCTGAATGCGCTCGCGTTTCACGTGCCCGACGGCGAGCGCGTGGTGACGATCGAAGACACCGCCGAGCTGTCGCTGAATCACCCGCATGTGGTGCGGCTCGAAACGCGTCCGGGCGGCTTTGACGGCGCGGGTGTGGTGACGATCCGCGACCTGCTGCGCAACACGCTGCGGATGCGGCCGGACCGGATCATCGTCGGCGAAGTGCGGGGCGGTGAAGTGCTCGAAATGCTGCAGGCGATGAACACCGGCCACGACGGCTCGATGGGCACCGTGCACGCGAGTTCGCCGCGCGAATGTCTGTACCGGCTCGAAATGCTGGCGGGTTTCGCGGGCTTTCAGGGCACTGAGTCGAGCCTGCGCCGGCAGATCGCGAACGCGGTCGATTTCATCGTGCAGATTGGCCGGCTCTCCAACGGCCGCCGCCGGATTCTGTCGATCACCGAAGTGACCGGTCTGTCGGACAACATCATTTCGAGTCAGGAGCTGTATCGCTATGAGCCGATTCTGAACGC from the Paraburkholderia fungorum genome contains:
- a CDS encoding type II and III secretion system protein family protein, with the translated sequence MTERIFGFRKAVWLGLALLGVSVATDAAGPAQRAQAAGSAQSALATPAQTIEMMVGAQQQVAIGHALQRVAIGDPAVADVLIIKGDKRGGLLLVGKAAGTTSLMVWTRDSDAPLNYTVDVVTPAAAALLGPDTSAVKVLGKTAVVSGSSTTTEAHQRAVVAAEGAVGKDGSVFDSSTVASRAVVQVDVRVVEFSRTVLKQIGFNFFSQRNGFSFGSIGPNGATSVTVPQKTFPSDSSATVGPAIASPMTSAFNLVFGSATKGLFADLSLMESNNLARVLAEPTLVALSGQSASFLAGGQIPIPVPQALGSTSIEYKSYGIGLTLTPTVLSPQRIALKVAPEASQLDYTNAVTISGVSVPAFTTRRADTTVELGDGESFVIGGLIDRETASNVSKVPMLGDLPVIGAFFKQLSYTQNEKELVIIVTPHLVSPIAKGATLPTTPGEQSEQRNASVWRSLIGGVAATRDTVPGFSK
- a CDS encoding fimbrial protein, yielding MNARTHSLTERAVTDHFVFASLADGHLHWLADTLMSAGAVEAATLDPVMLMQRIATLNPSLVFVDFSGGHAAAASAAVSAVRAGNPGMQIVALGSLTEPESALAALRAGVRDFIDLSAPAEDALRITRQVLENIVEPVSRHGQVTTLLGARVGMGVSTLAANLSVMLQRRDVAQGRKAALLDLGLPASDGSLLLNTRSEFNFVEAVRNLRRFDQTFVHTALSHHSSGLALTTLPPNLADMREVSYSSSIGLLNRLRAFFDQQVIDLGGFTNSEFIAHVVQASDETWLLCDQGVASIVSAVSVLDSLREEGVDTANVKLIVNKFDADLGLAAAQIAQRLEIPLLATLPERRVALGQAVNQGHLLVEVAARDAYVRALEPLIERLGGAQRDSAQARGGKSAFGGLKRFIPTTQKRS
- a CDS encoding CpaF family protein, with the translated sequence MAKEIEFADNAPAFAHSQQFQDIKNAAHEHLLTRIEELGSEFGRWSRNAINQFVDLEMDSFVRLRRIPINESEVRLIAEALTKELAGFGPIEDLLADPAVEDILINGYNDVYVSRHGILTRIQVRFADNAHLLRIVRRILAPIGRRLDESNPMVDARLPNGGRVNVVIEPLSIDGPIVSIRKFRKDPMRPDDLLANGTYSPEIGALLKAAVAARCNVLVSGGTSSGKTSLLNALAFHVPDGERVVTIEDTAELSLNHPHVVRLETRPGGFDGAGVVTIRDLLRNTLRMRPDRIIVGEVRGGEVLEMLQAMNTGHDGSMGTVHASSPRECLYRLEMLAGFAGFQGTESSLRRQIANAVDFIVQIGRLSNGRRRILSITEVTGLSDNIISSQELYRYEPILNADGDEQDNWVSLGIHPHSPKLARFRQALGGAEPNNAFGNAGFGSGGSGGGFGGGFGGSGGSGFGGGFNV